The DNA sequence ATCCACTGTGATTACCCTTTATATAATTCTCTTCTCTACCATAAAGCAAATTGGTTCAAATCAGATATATCTTCTATAGCTTTATATTCTTTAAGTTTTTCAATTACATTTTTTGAGGCTTTTGTCCTTCTTGTTAAATCTTCAAAAGATAAAAATTTCCCTATTTCTCTTTCTTTTATTATATTCTCCACTACTGCTTCTCCCAATCCATTAATTGCAATAAGCGGTAATCTTAATTTATTATCTTCTATTAAAAATCTTTTTCCACCTGATTTATATACATCAACTGGCAATAGTTCTACACCTCTATAGTGCATTTCTGTTAATATTTCCAATAGTGCTAATTCAGATTTTTCTTTTACATCCAATCTATTTTCTTTTTCTAATTCTGCTCTTCTTTGTTTAACTACAGTTATTCCATTTAACATTGTATCTGAATTTATATCATCTGCTTTTCTACTTAAATATGCTGCATAAAATGCAACTGGATAATGTATTTTAAAATATGCTATTCTCATTGCCATCATTACATAAGCTACTGCATGACCTTTTGGGAACATATATTTTATCTTTTTACAAGATTCAATATACCAATCAGGAACTTTTGTTTCTTTCATTAATTTTGCATATTCAGCCCATTTCTCTGGATCTTTTGACGGTTTACCTTTTCTGACAAATTCCATTATGGCAAATGCAGTTCCTTTCTCTAATCCACTATCAATTAAATAGTTCATAATATCATCCCGTACTGATATTACATTTGTAAGTTTTGCAACTCCTCGTCTTATATATTCTTGTGCATTATTAAGCCATACATCTGTACCATGAGATAATCCAGATATTCTAACTAATTCAGCAAAAGTTGTAGGTCTTGTATCTAAAAGCATTTGTCTTACAAATTTTGTTCCAAATTCAGGGACTCCAAACGTTCCCACTTCTGAACCTATCTCTTCAGGTCTAACTCCTAATGATTCTGTTGAATTAAATATTTTTAACGTTTCTTCATCGGCTATAGGTACTTGATAAATATCTACTCCTGTGTATTCTTGCAATAATTTTATTGTTGTAGGGTCATCGTGACCTAATATATCCAGTTTTACAAGTTGCGAATCCATTACATGATAATCAAAGTGTGTCGTAATTGATTCAGATTTCATATCATTTGCGGGCTTTTGTACTGGAGTAAATTCATATATTGATTTATCATATGGCACTACGATCATTCCACCAGGATGTTGCCCTGTTGTTTTTCTAACATTTACACATCCTTCGGCAAGTCTTTCCATTTCTGCTTTTCTCATAATTTTGCCATTTTCTTCTGTAAATTTTCTTACATATCCAAAAGCATTTTTTTCTGCCAATGTAGATATAGTTCCAGCTTTAAATACATTTTCTTTTCCAAAAAGCTCTTCAGTATATTTATGTACTTTTGATTGATATTCTCCAGAAAAATTCAGATCAATATCTGGAACCTTTTCTCCATGAAATCCCATAAATACTTCAAATGGAATTGAATGTCCCTGTTTTGTTAGTGGCTTCCCACATTTTGGACAAATTTTATCTGGCAAATCCACTCCACTACCTTCATAATCTTTAAATTCTGAATATTTACAATCTGTACACAAATAATGTTGATACAGAGCATTAACTTCTGTTATTTCCATAAAATATGCCACTAACGAAGAACCAACAGATCCTCTTGACCCTACCAAATATCCATCATCAAGAGATTTCTTAACAAGTTTTTGTGCTGTTAAATAAAGCACAGCAAACCCATTATTAATAATTGAATTTAACTCTCTTTCTATTCTTTTTTCTACTATTTCAGGTAAAGGATCTCCATACATTTTTTTTGCATTAGAATATGTCATCTCTTTTACTTGTTCTTCTGCGCCTTCTATTTTAGGAGGATAAAAACCATCTGGTATCGGCTGTACTTCTTCTATCATATCTGATATTAAATTACTATTTTCTACAACTACTTCATAGCTCTTTTCTGCTCCTAGATAATTAAATTCATTTAACATCTCATTTGTCGTTTTAAAATATAATCCTCCATCAGAATCATAGTCTTTAAATCCTTTTCCATAAAGTAAAATTGATCTATAGATATTATCTTCTGGCTCTTTATAATGTACATCTCCTGTAGCAACTACTGGTTTGTTTAATTTTTCTCCTAATTCACAAATATATTTATTCATTTCATTTAATTCTTCTACTGATTTTAATGTCCCATTTTTTATTAAAAACATATTATTAGAATTTGGTTGTATCTCAAAATAATCATAAAATTCAGCTATTTTTTCTAATTCTTCTTGCGGTTTCCCTCTTAAATAACCTTGTATTAATTCTCCAGCTTCACATGCACTGCTTAAAATTAATCCTTCTCTATATTTTTTTAATATAGTTTTAGGTATCCTTGGAGTCCTTTTGAAAAAATCTAAATGCGATTCTGATATCAATTTATATAGATTGATTAATCCTATTTGATTTTTTACCAAAATAATTATATGATTAGTTGAAGCTTGTTTTATATCAGTTTTAAATGTGGAATCTATTTCTGGTAATTTATAAACCCCTTGTCTAATTAACATATTAATAAATTTTTTGAATATTTCAGCTGTTGCCTCTGCATCATCTACTGCTCTATGATGATTTTCTAATGATATTTTAAAATATCTTGATAAAGCTTTTAAATTATGTCTTCCTAAGTCTTTCAACATATTTCTCGACCATTGCAAAGTATCTATTACTGAATTTTCAAATTCTAAACCTAATAGCTTACATTTTTGAGTAATAAATCCCACATCAAAATTAGCGTTATGTGCTACAACAGTGGAATCTCCAACAAATTCTAAAAAATCAGGTATTACTTCTTCATAACTTCTTGCATTAGCTACCATATCTTGAGTTATACCAGTAAGTTCAGTTATCTTTTCAGGTATTGCCATTTTAGGATTGATAAATTGGCTAAATCTATCTACAATTTTACTCCCAACAAGTTTTACAGCTCCAATTTCTATTATTCTATCATTATATGGATCAAATCCAGTAGTTTCCAAATCAAAAACAACATATTCTTCATCTTCTATTGGTATATTTTTTGGAAATTTAACCATTTTTATTTCATCATCTACTAAATATCCTTCTACTCCTAATATAACTTTAAAATCTTTCATTTTTTTTGCAATATTATATGCGAACGGGAATGAATGAACTACTCCATGATCAGTAATTGCAACTGATTTATGTCCCCAATCATATGCTTGTTTTATTAAATCCTTTACCTCTATTACAGAATCCATTGCAGACATTTTTGTATGAGCGTGAAGCTCAACTCTTTTTTTATCTGCATTATCTTTTCTTACCTTTTTTTTAATTGCTAATTTTTCTATTGTATTAGCAAAAACTATATCTTCATTATTGCTAAATTTATCTTGTTGTTTCCTACCTTTTATTTTAACCCAAGTTCCAGACTTTATATCTATAATATTATCTTTCTTAGCGAAAACTTTTATTGTTATTGAGTTTGAATAATTTGTTATATTAAAACTATATAATAATTTTTCTCCATTAGATATTTCTCTTTTTTCAAATTTAAAAACCTCGCCCTCTAATATTACAGGCTGATTTGGAAATATGTCATCAAATTCTTCATAACTCATTGCTGCACCTTTTATTTTTGTTTTCCCAAATAATATATTTTCATCTATATTTTTCTTTTTATCATTACTCTTTGTAGTTGTTGTTTCTATTTTAGGTTTTGAGACTTGAATCTCTTTTTTTTGTTCAGGGATAAATTTTTTATTATCTAATTTTTCAATCTCTTTAGAAAAATCTCCAACTACAAATTCAATTTTCATTTTTATTCCTGTAATATTATAAAATTTTTCTGCAATTTCACTAGAAAAATTTGATTTTTCAATTTGTTCTTTTGCTATATTATGTTTTAACTCTATTTTTATATTATCTTCTTCCACTCTATATCTACATATTCCAAAATAAGCTTTTCCAAGTGCAGTTTTTTCTTTTACCTCTAATATAATTCTATCTAATACTTTTATAATATCTTCATTTGAAAACTCTTCTTGAGACAAATCAATTTGAAAATCAAATTCTATTTTATCTCCAAATTTTTTCGACAATGCCTTTTTGATAATTTCAATTTCATATAAATTATCACAATGTCCCACACTACATTTTAAAATTGCTCTATTTTTAGATTTATGTATTTCAATTTCATCAATTTCTGTATTTTTTATACCTAAATTTGCA is a window from the Haliovirga abyssi genome containing:
- a CDS encoding PolC-type DNA polymerase III, whose protein sequence is MLVRIKPNKDTFANLGIKNTEIDEIEIHKSKNRAILKCSVGHCDNLYEIEIIKKALSKKFGDKIEFDFQIDLSQEEFSNEDIIKVLDRIILEVKEKTALGKAYFGICRYRVEEDNIKIELKHNIAKEQIEKSNFSSEIAEKFYNITGIKMKIEFVVGDFSKEIEKLDNKKFIPEQKKEIQVSKPKIETTTTKSNDKKKNIDENILFGKTKIKGAAMSYEEFDDIFPNQPVILEGEVFKFEKREISNGEKLLYSFNITNYSNSITIKVFAKKDNIIDIKSGTWVKIKGRKQQDKFSNNEDIVFANTIEKLAIKKKVRKDNADKKRVELHAHTKMSAMDSVIEVKDLIKQAYDWGHKSVAITDHGVVHSFPFAYNIAKKMKDFKVILGVEGYLVDDEIKMVKFPKNIPIEDEEYVVFDLETTGFDPYNDRIIEIGAVKLVGSKIVDRFSQFINPKMAIPEKITELTGITQDMVANARSYEEVIPDFLEFVGDSTVVAHNANFDVGFITQKCKLLGLEFENSVIDTLQWSRNMLKDLGRHNLKALSRYFKISLENHHRAVDDAEATAEIFKKFINMLIRQGVYKLPEIDSTFKTDIKQASTNHIIILVKNQIGLINLYKLISESHLDFFKRTPRIPKTILKKYREGLILSSACEAGELIQGYLRGKPQEELEKIAEFYDYFEIQPNSNNMFLIKNGTLKSVEELNEMNKYICELGEKLNKPVVATGDVHYKEPEDNIYRSILLYGKGFKDYDSDGGLYFKTTNEMLNEFNYLGAEKSYEVVVENSNLISDMIEEVQPIPDGFYPPKIEGAEEQVKEMTYSNAKKMYGDPLPEIVEKRIERELNSIINNGFAVLYLTAQKLVKKSLDDGYLVGSRGSVGSSLVAYFMEITEVNALYQHYLCTDCKYSEFKDYEGSGVDLPDKICPKCGKPLTKQGHSIPFEVFMGFHGEKVPDIDLNFSGEYQSKVHKYTEELFGKENVFKAGTISTLAEKNAFGYVRKFTEENGKIMRKAEMERLAEGCVNVRKTTGQHPGGMIVVPYDKSIYEFTPVQKPANDMKSESITTHFDYHVMDSQLVKLDILGHDDPTTIKLLQEYTGVDIYQVPIADEETLKIFNSTESLGVRPEEIGSEVGTFGVPEFGTKFVRQMLLDTRPTTFAELVRISGLSHGTDVWLNNAQEYIRRGVAKLTNVISVRDDIMNYLIDSGLEKGTAFAIMEFVRKGKPSKDPEKWAEYAKLMKETKVPDWYIESCKKIKYMFPKGHAVAYVMMAMRIAYFKIHYPVAFYAAYLSRKADDINSDTMLNGITVVKQRRAELEKENRLDVKEKSELALLEILTEMHYRGVELLPVDVYKSGGKRFLIEDNKLRLPLIAINGLGEAVVENIIKEREIGKFLSFEDLTRRTKASKNVIEKLKEYKAIEDISDLNQFALW